The following are encoded in a window of Bacillota bacterium genomic DNA:
- a CDS encoding DNA polymerase IV, producing MATIVHVDLDAFFAAIEQKRNPEYQNKPVIVGGLGPRGVVSTCSYEARKYGVRSAMPMAQARKLCPHAVFLPPDLDYYHEISTIIHRTFYQFTPVVEHLSVDEAFLDMTGCEHFYKDRQEMGQTIKSRIWSEVGLTASVGIAPNMFLAKIASDLQKPDGLVIIDQDNVHTILDPLPVSKIWGVGTQTQRQLQRYGIHTIKDVRTKSPEYLARILGNSGPVIWQLANGIDHRQVTPNSEAKSISHETTFSTDTADLAQIKGILAEQAAAIGHRLRAQCLSAQTITLKARYNDFYTVTRSTTKEYTFQDDDTIYYEACRLLERLPRRNRPFRLIGVGVSKLSRHQQASLFEDESKRRLSLALDRLTEKYQAPIVHRGTEMKKGQGKNPDPPK from the coding sequence GTGGCCACCATCGTGCACGTCGATCTCGACGCCTTCTTTGCAGCCATCGAACAGAAGCGGAATCCCGAGTATCAGAACAAACCTGTAATTGTGGGAGGGTTAGGTCCCAGAGGGGTTGTATCTACTTGCTCCTACGAGGCCAGAAAATATGGGGTCCGTTCCGCGATGCCCATGGCCCAAGCCCGCAAACTCTGTCCCCATGCGGTTTTTCTCCCTCCCGACCTGGACTATTACCATGAGATCTCCACGATAATTCACAGGACCTTCTACCAGTTCACCCCGGTGGTAGAACACCTCTCCGTCGATGAGGCCTTCCTCGATATGACGGGATGCGAGCATTTTTACAAAGACCGTCAGGAGATGGGTCAGACCATTAAATCAAGGATTTGGTCCGAGGTGGGACTGACGGCCTCCGTGGGCATTGCCCCGAATATGTTCTTGGCCAAAATAGCCTCTGATCTCCAAAAACCCGATGGTTTAGTCATCATCGACCAAGACAATGTGCATACTATCTTGGATCCGTTACCGGTAAGCAAAATCTGGGGCGTCGGTACCCAAACCCAAAGACAACTACAGCGCTATGGAATTCATACTATAAAAGATGTACGTACCAAGTCTCCCGAATACCTGGCCAGGATTCTGGGCAATAGTGGCCCCGTCATCTGGCAACTAGCCAACGGCATCGACCATAGGCAAGTGACGCCTAATTCTGAGGCCAAATCTATCAGCCACGAAACCACCTTTTCCACCGATACTGCTGATCTGGCCCAAATCAAGGGCATCTTGGCTGAACAAGCAGCCGCCATAGGCCATAGACTAAGGGCACAGTGTCTTTCGGCCCAGACCATCACACTAAAAGCCCGTTACAACGACTTTTACACTGTGACCCGGAGCACCACGAAGGAATATACCTTTCAGGATGATGATACGATCTACTACGAAGCATGTCGGCTTTTGGAGAGACTACCCCGACGGAATCGTCCCTTTCGGCTAATCGGTGTCGGTGTATCCAAACTGAGTCGCCACCAACAGGCCTCTCTTTTCGAGGACGAATCCAAACGAAGGTTGTCCTTAGCCTTAGACCGATTAACAGAGAAGTATCAAGCCCCCATCGTCCATCGAGGGACAGAAATGAAAAAGGGCCAGGGGAAAAACCCTGACCCTCCGAAATAA
- a CDS encoding undecaprenyl/decaprenyl-phosphate alpha-N-acetylglucosaminyl 1-phosphate transferase: MVRAAIFSFFFSAVASGVLYSLAPRLRLLDYPNHRRINPQPLANGGGIAIVLGILLSTLFFLDGPGFVSIPLLMILVLGICDDIFELRALYKLIGQLVVAAVAVAGGILIPEVTGPLTGRSLSLGWLAYPATVIWLVAMTNVINFVDGLDGLAGGISLACCLYLYVTFRQLGLMAEGAMVLVMAGALVGFLPFNFPRAKLVLGDAGAMSLGFLLAVLMTRLSGVGAFRPSVLFILLALPILDTAWAIYRRTKRKTPFYLGDREHLHYRLADHLRSGTVASAVLVLMSLGNTGIALGLSHLPAWVSLPVVVFLSYGYTLMAQRLQVIPPLRWGRSGLHK, encoded by the coding sequence GTGGTTAGGGCGGCGATTTTCAGCTTTTTTTTCAGTGCGGTGGCCAGCGGTGTGCTTTATTCCCTTGCACCCAGATTGAGGTTGCTGGATTATCCCAATCATCGCCGCATTAACCCCCAGCCTTTAGCCAACGGCGGCGGTATCGCCATCGTGTTGGGGATCCTTCTGTCTACCCTGTTTTTTCTTGACGGTCCGGGATTTGTCAGTATTCCCCTTCTTATGATTCTAGTCTTGGGGATTTGCGACGACATTTTTGAACTGAGGGCCCTGTATAAGCTCATCGGTCAACTGGTGGTGGCGGCGGTAGCAGTGGCTGGGGGGATCTTGATCCCTGAGGTGACCGGCCCTCTGACCGGCAGGTCCCTGTCTTTGGGGTGGCTAGCCTATCCTGCCACGGTGATTTGGCTTGTCGCCATGACCAACGTGATAAACTTCGTGGACGGCTTGGACGGACTGGCGGGGGGAATCAGCCTCGCTTGCTGTCTCTATCTGTATGTAACCTTCCGGCAGCTGGGTCTCATGGCGGAAGGAGCGATGGTGTTGGTGATGGCCGGCGCGCTCGTTGGTTTCTTACCCTTCAATTTCCCCCGGGCCAAGTTAGTGCTGGGAGATGCGGGGGCGATGAGTCTCGGGTTCCTGCTGGCGGTACTGATGACGCGGCTGTCGGGGGTAGGGGCCTTTCGTCCTTCGGTACTCTTTATCCTGTTGGCCCTACCTATTTTGGACACTGCCTGGGCCATCTACCGTCGGACCAAACGTAAGACACCCTTTTACCTTGGGGACCGGGAGCATTTACATTATCGTTTGGCCGATCATCTGCGGTCAGGGACCGTAGCCTCAGCGGTACTGGTGCTGATGAGCCTTGGAAATACCGGTATCGCCCTTGGGTTAAGCCATTTGCCCGCCTGGGTATCACTCCCTGTGGTTGTTTTCTTGAGTTATGGCTATACCTTGATGGCCCAACGGTTGCAGGTGATCCCTCCTTTGAGATGGGGAAGAAGCGGGTTACATAAGTGA
- a CDS encoding cytidine deaminase, translating into MRPSWDQYFMEIAKLVAKRSTCLRRQVGAVLVRDKRIVATGYNGAPANLPHCLDIGCLRQEQSIPSGQRHELCRGIHAEQNAIIQAALHGVSTKDCSIYVTHQPCILCAKMLINAGIVRVIYAGDYPDEVAAQLLKEAGIAVEAVSP; encoded by the coding sequence GTGCGGCCGAGTTGGGATCAATACTTCATGGAGATTGCAAAGTTGGTGGCTAAGCGGTCCACTTGTCTGCGCCGGCAGGTGGGTGCAGTGCTGGTTCGGGATAAAAGGATCGTAGCCACAGGATATAACGGCGCTCCCGCCAATTTGCCCCATTGCTTGGATATTGGCTGTCTACGACAGGAGCAGTCGATTCCCTCAGGACAACGGCATGAGCTTTGTCGTGGGATTCACGCAGAGCAGAATGCGATTATCCAAGCCGCCTTGCATGGTGTGAGTACTAAGGACTGTAGTATCTATGTTACGCACCAACCCTGTATCCTGTGTGCTAAGATGCTGATCAACGCGGGCATCGTGCGGGTTATTTACGCGGGGGATTACCCCGATGAGGTGGCCGCCCAATTGTTGAAAGAGGCGGGGATCGCGGTGGAAGCGGTAAGTCCTTAG
- a CDS encoding DUF1385 domain-containing protein yields MSSKRFSYGGQAVIEGVMMRGRRTMAIAVRNNNRDIVLNEETLQPLADKYPFLGWPIIRGAVSLVETLVISIKALNYSASVIAEDEGEELGTKELVLTMAMALLLTVGIFIVLPAFLLRFVQSHITSNVLLNVVEGLIKITLFVSYIALISQMADIRRVFQYHGAEHKTINCYEQGEELTLNNVRKHSPIHARCGTNFILIVFFTSIFIFSFFGRPPFLIRVLTHLAILPLVAGLSYEVIKLAGKKNANPLVRAVAKPGLLLQKLTTREPDDDQIMVAIRSLEAVLNQEERKNQNA; encoded by the coding sequence ATGAGCAGCAAGAGATTCAGTTATGGGGGCCAGGCGGTAATTGAAGGCGTGATGATGCGTGGTCGTAGAACCATGGCCATTGCCGTAAGGAATAACAATCGGGACATTGTCCTGAATGAAGAAACATTGCAGCCCTTGGCGGACAAGTATCCCTTCCTCGGTTGGCCCATCATCCGGGGGGCGGTTTCCCTCGTGGAGACTCTGGTGATTTCTATCAAAGCTCTCAACTATTCTGCTAGTGTTATTGCCGAGGATGAGGGAGAAGAACTGGGTACGAAGGAACTGGTCCTTACAATGGCGATGGCCCTGTTGCTTACGGTGGGCATCTTCATTGTGTTACCGGCGTTTTTGTTGCGTTTTGTTCAGAGTCATATCACTAGTAATGTGCTTTTGAATGTGGTGGAGGGATTAATCAAGATCACCCTGTTTGTGTCCTATATCGCGCTGATCTCCCAGATGGCAGATATTCGGCGGGTCTTTCAGTACCATGGAGCCGAACACAAGACCATCAATTGCTACGAGCAGGGTGAGGAGCTGACGCTGAACAATGTGCGCAAGCACAGCCCCATCCATGCCCGTTGTGGCACAAACTTCATCTTGATCGTCTTCTTTACCAGTATCTTTATTTTCTCCTTCTTTGGTCGTCCACCCTTTTTGATTCGTGTGTTGACCCATTTGGCGATTCTACCCTTGGTGGCTGGTTTGTCCTATGAGGTGATTAAACTGGCCGGCAAAAAGAATGCCAACCCCTTGGTACGGGCGGTCGCCAAACCGGGCCTACTTTTGCAGAAACTCACTACTCGGGAACCGGACGACGATCAGATCATGGTGGCGATCCGTTCGTTGGAAGCCGTGTTGAACCAAGAAGAGAGAAAGAATCAGAACGCTTAG
- the rpiB gene encoding ribose 5-phosphate isomerase B: MAEGLLKKRLRELGRTDIKVLSRGVAVGYAAPASENAQKVMAEDYQVDLERHRAALLTAEDLKGASLVLTMTRRHKELLEQEFPWIRDRLFTLKEYAALRSEQEGKYGDGPEDLDIADPFGQGVEIYRKSAREIEKAIEVLLLDLVKGDSWGGSHMVVALGCDHAGVQLKAEIIEYLKEKNIPYIDFGTDSDEAVDYPDFAAKVAQAVVSGQCQRGILICGTGIGMCIAANKVRGIRAASCSDTFSARASREHNDANVLCLGARVLGPGLAVELVDVWLHTQFQAEHPRHKRRIDKMMQLED, encoded by the coding sequence ATGGCGGAAGGACTCTTGAAAAAACGTCTGAGGGAACTGGGGAGAACTGATATCAAGGTGCTGTCCCGGGGAGTCGCTGTGGGATATGCGGCACCGGCCAGTGAGAACGCGCAGAAGGTGATGGCAGAGGATTACCAGGTGGATCTGGAACGTCATCGGGCGGCCCTGCTGACCGCAGAGGACCTTAAGGGGGCTAGCTTGGTCTTGACTATGACCCGGCGACACAAGGAACTGCTTGAACAGGAGTTCCCCTGGATCCGGGACAGACTCTTTACACTGAAGGAGTATGCGGCTTTGCGGTCGGAGCAGGAAGGAAAGTACGGCGATGGACCCGAAGATTTAGACATTGCCGATCCCTTCGGGCAAGGGGTAGAGATCTACCGGAAAAGTGCCAGGGAGATCGAAAAGGCAATTGAAGTGCTCTTGCTTGACTTGGTAAAGGGTGATTCTTGGGGAGGTAGTCACATGGTTGTTGCATTGGGTTGCGATCATGCTGGCGTACAGTTGAAAGCGGAGATCATCGAGTACTTGAAGGAGAAGAACATTCCCTATATAGATTTTGGAACGGATTCCGATGAAGCAGTGGATTATCCAGATTTTGCCGCCAAGGTCGCCCAGGCCGTGGTCAGCGGGCAGTGTCAGCGGGGGATCTTGATCTGCGGTACGGGAATCGGCATGTGTATTGCGGCGAACAAAGTGCGGGGAATCCGGGCGGCCAGTTGCAGTGATACCTTTTCTGCTCGGGCCAGCCGGGAGCATAACGATGCGAACGTGCTTTGTTTGGGAGCCCGAGTGTTGGGGCCCGGGCTGGCCGTTGAACTGGTGGACGTGTGGTTGCATACCCAGTTTCAAGCGGAGCACCCCCGACACAAGCGCAGAATCGATAAGATGATGCAACTGGAAGACTAG
- the prfA gene encoding peptide chain release factor 1: MFEQLASAEKRYEELTKKLGDPEIIGQQQLYTQYAKEHADLGRLVELYREYKAVEEELSELDTMSEDDPDLAALIEEEREKLTVRKEKLTKELRLMLLPKDPNDDKNVIMEIRAGAGGEEAALFAADLFRMYNRYAETVNWKVETMSTSTTGLDGLKEVIFMVSGKGAYSRLKYESGVHRVQRVPATEASGRIHTSTATVAVLPEAEEVEVEINPQDIRIDVFRSTGPGGQSVNTTDSAVRITHLPTGIVVSCQDEKSQHKNREKAMKILRARLLDKIQREQQEKLSSERRSQVGTGERSERIRTYNFPQGRVTDHRIGLTLYNLDQVMDGELDLIIEPLIEAEQKLALGNLEEQK; encoded by the coding sequence ATGTTTGAGCAATTGGCGAGTGCGGAAAAGCGGTATGAAGAGCTGACAAAGAAGTTGGGGGATCCGGAGATTATCGGTCAGCAGCAGTTGTATACCCAATATGCAAAGGAGCATGCGGATCTCGGCCGTTTGGTAGAGCTTTACCGGGAGTACAAGGCAGTGGAGGAGGAGCTGTCCGAGCTGGACACCATGTCCGAGGACGATCCGGACTTGGCGGCCCTTATCGAAGAAGAACGGGAAAAACTCACGGTGCGGAAGGAGAAGCTCACTAAGGAGCTAAGGTTGATGCTGCTACCGAAGGATCCCAATGACGATAAGAACGTCATTATGGAGATCCGGGCCGGGGCCGGTGGTGAGGAGGCCGCCCTATTTGCCGCGGATCTGTTTCGTATGTACAACCGCTATGCGGAAACGGTTAACTGGAAAGTGGAAACTATGAGTACCAGCACCACGGGGCTGGATGGGTTGAAAGAGGTTATCTTTATGGTCAGTGGCAAGGGTGCCTACAGCCGACTCAAGTATGAAAGCGGCGTGCACCGGGTCCAACGGGTTCCTGCCACGGAGGCCAGCGGGCGGATCCATACTTCGACGGCGACGGTCGCCGTTTTACCCGAAGCGGAAGAAGTGGAAGTAGAGATTAACCCCCAGGACATCCGGATCGATGTCTTCCGGTCCACTGGTCCCGGTGGACAAAGTGTGAACACCACAGATTCCGCGGTGCGCATTACCCACCTTCCTACGGGGATCGTGGTCAGCTGTCAAGATGAGAAATCACAGCACAAGAACCGGGAAAAGGCAATGAAGATTCTGCGGGCTCGCCTGCTGGACAAGATACAGCGGGAACAGCAGGAGAAGCTTTCTAGTGAAAGGCGCAGTCAGGTGGGTACCGGAGAAAGGTCTGAGCGGATCCGGACGTACAATTTCCCCCAAGGTCGAGTTACGGATCACCGGATCGGTTTGACTTTATACAATCTCGATCAAGTGATGGATGGCGAGTTGGACTTGATCATCGAGCCGTTAATCGAGGCGGAACAGAAACTGGCCCTGGGAAATCTGGAGGAGCAGAAGTAG
- a CDS encoding threonylcarbamoyl-AMP synthase → MAQAAAILRQGGLVAFPTETVYGLGANALDEVAVAGIFQAKGRPQDNPLIVHVAEQEQLYDLVQSVPSCARDLIGRFWPGPLSLIFKKAPQVPLRTTGGLDTVAIRMPDHPVALKLIAEAQVPVAAPSANVSGRPSPTTAAHVHRDLAGRIDCIIDGGPTGIGVESTVLDLTSTPPMVLRPGGVTVEELREILGPVDLDPALEEERTVRIARSPGMKYRHYAPVARVHLVLDRPGVEKRVEALAGELAKAGRRVAVMAPAESIPLYTNGQLLLEPMGQVQKPVTIAANLYGLLRKMDHLGVDDIVVQGIEEKGLGLAIMNRLRKAAGGRIVS, encoded by the coding sequence ATGGCCCAGGCGGCCGCGATCTTACGCCAGGGCGGTCTGGTGGCCTTTCCCACTGAAACGGTCTACGGCTTAGGCGCCAATGCCTTGGACGAAGTTGCGGTGGCAGGTATTTTTCAGGCCAAAGGAAGACCCCAGGATAACCCCTTGATCGTCCACGTTGCGGAGCAGGAACAGTTGTATGACCTGGTTCAGAGTGTTCCCTCCTGTGCTCGGGATCTCATAGGGCGCTTTTGGCCTGGCCCTTTGTCCTTGATTTTCAAGAAGGCTCCACAGGTGCCCCTGCGTACCACCGGGGGCCTGGACACGGTGGCGATCCGGATGCCGGATCATCCGGTGGCTCTGAAGCTGATCGCCGAAGCCCAGGTACCCGTGGCCGCACCCAGTGCCAATGTCTCCGGGCGTCCGTCCCCGACGACGGCGGCTCACGTCCACAGGGACCTGGCGGGAAGAATTGATTGTATCATCGATGGTGGCCCCACGGGGATCGGGGTGGAGTCCACGGTGTTGGACCTGACCAGCACCCCACCGATGGTGTTGCGTCCAGGGGGTGTAACCGTCGAAGAGCTGAGGGAGATCCTCGGTCCGGTGGATCTGGATCCCGCCCTGGAGGAAGAGCGCACGGTGCGCATCGCCCGTTCGCCTGGGATGAAGTATCGTCATTACGCTCCCGTAGCCAGGGTGCACTTGGTGCTTGATCGTCCGGGGGTGGAAAAGCGGGTGGAGGCTTTGGCGGGGGAACTGGCCAAGGCGGGCCGGCGGGTAGCCGTCATGGCTCCGGCCGAGAGCATTCCCTTATACACCAATGGCCAGTTGCTCTTGGAACCGATGGGCCAGGTCCAGAAACCCGTGACCATCGCAGCCAACCTATACGGACTGCTCCGAAAAATGGATCACCTCGGTGTTGATGATATTGTTGTGCAGGGGATAGAGGAGAAGGGACTGGGTCTTGCGATCATGAATCGCTTGCGCAAGGCGGCTGGTGGAAGGATCGTGTCATAA
- the wecB gene encoding UDP-N-acetylglucosamine 2-epimerase (non-hydrolyzing) — translation MRGEVLKRRLSVLCVFGTRPEAIKMAPLVLLLKREPDIRPIVVVTAQHREMLDQVLDIFSIRPDYDLDLMRPGQTLTQVTCGVLTGLEAIIAREDPDLVLVHGDTTTSMAAALASYYGRRPLGHVEAGLRTGDKYNPYPEEMNRRITSNLGDLHFSPTAAAKGNLLAEGVPEEKIYVTGNTVVDALRYIIEHHRSFSDPALERLVESTARLILLTAHRRESWGAGLREIFAAVRDLVRDFSDVQVVFPVHRNPVVRDQATAAFGGQERIHLIPPPAYNDFVRLMQRAYLVLTDSGGIQEEAPGLGVPVVVLRNTTERPEGLATGNAVLAGTRREGIYRLVADLLQDREKHRQMALAPNPYGDGKASVRIRDAIYHHFGRIANRPRDYVI, via the coding sequence ATGAGGGGGGAAGTCTTGAAAAGGCGGCTATCTGTACTGTGTGTTTTTGGTACCAGACCGGAAGCCATTAAAATGGCCCCCCTAGTCCTTCTGTTAAAAAGGGAACCGGATATCCGTCCCATTGTGGTGGTGACGGCGCAACATCGGGAAATGCTCGATCAGGTACTAGACATTTTCTCGATCCGGCCCGATTATGACCTAGATTTGATGCGTCCGGGTCAGACTTTGACCCAAGTTACCTGTGGGGTGCTGACTGGTCTGGAGGCGATTATTGCCCGGGAAGATCCCGATCTGGTGCTGGTCCACGGGGATACCACCACCAGCATGGCGGCAGCCCTAGCTAGTTACTATGGGAGAAGACCACTTGGACATGTGGAAGCAGGACTGCGGACCGGGGATAAGTATAATCCCTATCCGGAGGAGATGAATCGTCGGATTACTAGTAATCTGGGCGACTTGCATTTTTCCCCTACGGCCGCGGCCAAAGGGAACCTGTTGGCGGAAGGTGTTCCCGAGGAGAAGATCTACGTAACTGGAAACACGGTGGTGGATGCTCTTCGGTATATCATCGAACATCACCGAAGCTTTTCTGATCCAGCCCTGGAAAGGCTTGTAGAGTCCACTGCACGATTGATTCTGCTTACGGCCCATCGGAGGGAGAGTTGGGGTGCCGGTTTGCGGGAGATCTTTGCGGCGGTGAGGGACTTAGTGAGGGATTTTTCCGATGTGCAGGTGGTGTTCCCGGTACATCGGAATCCGGTGGTGAGGGACCAGGCTACCGCGGCCTTTGGTGGGCAGGAGCGTATCCACTTGATCCCTCCTCCCGCCTACAACGATTTTGTGCGATTGATGCAGCGGGCCTATCTTGTTTTGACCGATTCCGGTGGAATTCAGGAAGAGGCGCCGGGATTGGGCGTGCCGGTCGTGGTCCTTCGGAACACCACCGAACGCCCCGAGGGTTTGGCGACGGGGAACGCGGTATTGGCCGGTACCAGGCGGGAGGGAATCTATCGACTGGTGGCTGACCTCCTCCAGGACCGGGAGAAGCATCGCCAGATGGCCCTGGCACCTAATCCTTACGGTGATGGCAAGGCAAGTGTGCGGATCCGTGATGCCATATATCATCATTTTGGGCGAATAGCTAACCGTCCGCGGGACTATGTAATCTAG
- the prmC gene encoding peptide chain release factor N(5)-glutamine methyltransferase, translated as MGQPSRKVLELLTLSTDYLKKAGVDTPRLDAEVLLAYCLGLERIWLYVYHDRPVTEEELNCYRRLIARRGKHCPVAYLTGEKEFMSLSFHVTPDVLIPRPDTEILVESVITRVSASFPEGEVRIVDIGTGSGAIAVSLAHLLPHVSVMALDISPKALTIAEDNAQRHGVASRCRFLRSDLLSGLPPGYQAHVLVSNPPYISLPQWEELPRSVREYEPEIALKAGADGLDFYRRIFQEAPPYLLPGGYLFLEIGAGQREAVCQLGMAKGWNLEEVHKDHAGIERVLVFCQEDNSRWN; from the coding sequence ATGGGGCAACCGAGTCGGAAAGTATTAGAGCTTTTGACCCTATCCACCGATTACCTGAAAAAGGCGGGGGTGGATACACCCCGACTGGATGCCGAGGTGTTGCTGGCCTATTGTTTAGGGCTTGAGCGGATTTGGCTGTATGTTTACCACGATCGTCCCGTTACGGAGGAAGAGCTGAATTGCTATCGCCGGCTCATCGCCCGCCGGGGCAAGCACTGCCCTGTGGCTTATCTTACGGGGGAGAAGGAATTCATGTCCCTGTCATTTCACGTGACCCCGGATGTGCTAATTCCACGGCCAGATACGGAGATACTAGTAGAGTCGGTGATTACACGGGTATCCGCCAGTTTTCCCGAGGGGGAAGTACGGATTGTGGACATAGGCACCGGCAGTGGTGCCATCGCGGTGTCCCTGGCCCACTTGCTACCCCATGTGTCTGTGATGGCTTTGGACATTAGTCCGAAGGCCTTAACCATAGCAGAGGATAATGCCCAGCGACATGGGGTTGCTTCCCGGTGCCGCTTTCTCCGCAGTGATTTACTCTCGGGCTTGCCCCCGGGGTATCAGGCCCATGTTTTGGTGAGTAATCCACCCTATATTTCCCTCCCCCAATGGGAGGAGTTACCCCGGTCGGTCCGGGAATATGAGCCTGAGATCGCCCTGAAGGCGGGGGCTGATGGCCTTGACTTTTACCGGCGGATCTTCCAGGAAGCCCCACCCTATCTGTTACCGGGGGGCTACTTGTTTTTGGAGATCGGTGCGGGACAAAGGGAAGCGGTCTGCCAGCTGGGAATGGCCAAGGGGTGGAACCTGGAAGAGGTACACAAAGATCATGCAGGGATCGAACGAGTTCTCGTTTTCTGCCAGGAAGACAATTCGAGGTGGAATTAG